In Juglans microcarpa x Juglans regia isolate MS1-56 chromosome 8D, Jm3101_v1.0, whole genome shotgun sequence, the following are encoded in one genomic region:
- the LOC121242570 gene encoding LOW QUALITY PROTEIN: angio-associated migratory cell protein (The sequence of the model RefSeq protein was modified relative to this genomic sequence to represent the inferred CDS: inserted 1 base in 1 codon) — MKGPPPQHVEEDDEDGELFLDEADIVEEFPVDEEDLPDADDDEAGSDDADIDEEPDDSVHIFTGHTGELYTVACSPMDASLVATGGGDDKGFLWRIGHGDWAFELQGHGDSICCLAFSTDGQLLASGCLGGLIKIWDIPSQNLKFSLDGPGEGIEWIRWHPRGHLVLAGSEDSTVWMWNADKGAYLNTFSGHGGSVTCGDFTPDGKVVCTGSDDATLRIWDPKSGKNIHVVGGHAYHTEGLTCMAISSDSTLALTGSKDGSVGVVNITSGRVVSMLNSHSDSIECVGFAPSSGASSLWAATGGMDQKLIIWDLQHSMPXSTCKHEDGVTCLTWIGASSYVATGCVDGKVRVWDSRTGDCVRTFSGHAGAIQSLSVSANHDFLVSVSLDETARVFEIAELR; from the exons ATGAAGGGCCCACCGCCACAGCATGTTGAAGAAGACGACGAAGATGGCGAGTTATTTCTCGATGAAGCCGATATTGTTGAAGAGTTCCCCGTCGATGAAGAAg ATCTTCCTGATGCAGACGACGACGAAGCTGGCTCTGATGATGCAGATATTGATG AGGAGCCTGATGATTCCGTGCATATATTCACCGGTCATACCG GTGAGCTTTATACAGTTGCCTGCAGCCCAATGGATGCTTCATTAGTGGCAACTGGAGGTGGAGATGACAAAGGATTTCTTTGGAGGATTGGGCACGGAGATTGGGCTTTTGAGCTCCAAG GTCATGGAGATTCCATTTGCTGTTTAGCCTTTAGCACCGATGGACAGTTGCTGGCATCTGGATGCTTGGGTGGACTTATTAAAATCTGGGACATAccgtcccaaaatctcaaattttcacTTGATGGTCCTGGAGAGGGCATTGAG TGGATCAGGTGGCATCCAAGAGGACATTTGGTCTTGGCTGGTTCGGAGGACTCTACTGTTTGGATGTGGAATGCTGATAAAGGTGCCTACCTCAATACATTTTCAGGTCATGGTGGTAGCGTCACTTGTGGTGATTTTACCCCCGATG GTAAAGTAGTCTGTACTGGTTCTGATGATGCAACATTGAGGATATGGGATCCAAAAAGTGGTAAAAACATTCATGTGGTGGGAG GTCATGCATATCATACCGAGGGACTTACATGCATGGCGATAAGCTCCGATTCTACGCTTGCCCTTACTGGTTCTAAGGATGGTTCTGTTGGCGTTGTGAATATAACAAGTGGGAGA GTTGTTAGTATGCTCAACTCTCACTCAGATTCAATTGAATGTGTTGGTTTTGCACCAAGCTCCGGAGCAAG CTCACTTTGGGCGGCAACAGGAGGAATGGATCAGAAGCTTATTATCTGGGATCTGCAGCACTCCATGC GTAGCACATGCAAACATGAG GATGGAGTGACATGCTTGACATGGATCGGCGCTTCTAGTTACGTGGCTACAGGTTGTGTTGATGGCAAAGTTCGAGTTTGGGACAGCCGCACTGGTGATTGTGTAAGGACCTTCAGTGGACATGCCGGAGCAATTCAGTCTCTATCTGTATCTGCTAACCACGATTTCCTCGTTTCAGTTTCACTTGATGAAACTGCCAGAGTCTTTGAGATTGCAGAGTTACGCTAA
- the LOC121242569 gene encoding IST1 homolog: protein MSMLDSFFNKGFKAAKCKTLLKLTIPRIKLLRNRRELQIKQMRRDIAKLLETGQEATARIRVEHIVREENMMAAQEIIELFCELIVVRLPIIESQRDCPLDLKEAISSVCFAAPRCADLPELLQVQMLFATKYGKEFLSAATELMPDCGVNRQLIELLSIRAPSPEKKLKLLKEIAEEHELDWDPATSETELYKSHEDLLNGSTQFVSGSALPLPKEKHDETLYSAAEQPHEDHPDSDSGFDSLDLPEVPKVLVQPNANVASAPALAPPLQAAPHPNIDHESSKHSGVIDIPSKQPQLEPEKIMRENSVANKDEQPSVPVGGVEDIQFLPFISPSSLSSASFSLAQSKPQTSLSRAKSEVNVDLQDVLTAAQAAAESAERAAAAARSAASLAQVRIDELTRKNSDQCPEKDCENPFYKDIANQSAGEENPHFDHPNLVGKSDDEVLNFPEPHEDREDCQRPKASSLSSLDTIRVNFDSSLPIDHGFENDLASHRPQRLTSMDDDPYFSYPNLYTSQNPNLGSAAHSSMDNSRSTHEL from the exons ATGTCGATGCTCGATTCCTTCTTCAACAAGGGCTTCAAAGCTGCCaaatg TAAAACCCTACTGAAATTGACGATTCCGAGGATAAAGTTGCTGAGGAATAGGCGAGAGCTTCAGATAAAGCAGATGCGCCGTGACATTGCCAAGCTTCTTGAGACGGGTCAAGAAGCCACCGCTCGCATTCGA GTTGAGCATATTGTTAGAGAAGAGAATATGATGGCAGCTCAGGAAATCATTGAGCTGTTCTGTGAGCTTATTGTTGTCCGCCTTCCAATTATTGAATCACAAAG GGACTGTCCTCTAGATTTGAAGGAAGCAATATCCAGTGTGTGCTTTGCAGCACCAAGATGTGCAGATCTACCAGAGTTGCTGCAGGTTCAAATGCTTTTTGCGACTAAATATGGCAAAGAATTTCTATCAGCTGCAACAGAGCTCATGCCAGATTGTGGTGTTAATCGCCAG TTAATAGAACTGCTATCAATTCGTGCTCCTTCACCTGAAAAGAAACTAAAGCTTCTGAAAGAAATAGCTGAAGAGCATGAGTTAGATTGGGATCCAGCCACCTCTGAAACTGAGCTTTACAAATCTCATGAAGATTTATTG AATGGTTCAACACAGTTTGTTAGTGGGTCTGCATTGCCCCTTCCTAAAGAAAAACATGATGAAACATTGTACTCTGCAGCTGAGCAGCCCCACGAAGATCACCCAGATTCTGATTCTGGCTTTGATTCACTAGATCTTCCTGAAGTTCCTAAAGTGTTGGTACAGCCAAATGCAAATGTTGCTTCAGCACCAGCACTGGCCCCACCATTACAAGCTGCTCCACACCCTAATATCGATCATGAATCATCAAAGCATTCTGGAGTTATTGACATTCCTTCAAAGCAGCCACAGTTGGAACCTGAGAAAATTATGCGAGAAAATTCTGTTGCTAACAAAGATGAACAGCCTAGTGTTCCTGTTGGTGGTGTGGAAGATATTCAGTTCTTGCCATTTATCTCTCCCTCATCGCTATCTTCTGCATCATTTTCTTTGGCACAAAGTAAACCACAAACCTCTCTCTCGAGAGCAAAAAGTGAGGTCAATGTGGATTTGCAGGATGTCTTGACTGCTGCTCAGGCTGCTGCTGAAAGTGCTGAGCGTGCAGCAGCTGCAGCTCGCTCAGCAGCTAGTCTTGCACAGGTCAGAATTGATGAGCTCACCCGGAAAAATAGTGACCAATGCCCTGAAAAGGACTGCGAGAACCCGTTTTATAAGGATATTGCCAACCAGTCTGCTGGTGAAGAAAATCCACATTTTGATCATCCAAACTTAGTTGGTAAGTCTGATGATGAGGTTTTAAATTTCCCTGAACCTCATGAAGATCGTGAAGACTGCCAGAGACCGAAGGCATCAAGTCTTTCTTCACTTGACACAATCAGAGTGAATTTTGATTCCAGTCTTCCCATTGATCATGGTTTTGAGAATGACCTTGCTTCTCACCGGCCGCAGAGACTGACTTCAATGGATGACGATCCATACTTCTCGTACCCAAACTTGTATACATCACAGAATCCAAATCTTGGTTCTGCTGCTCACTCTTCCATGGACAATTCCCGATCCACCCATGAACTCTAA